CTTCACCGAATAATTACGTCAcgttaaaatagaattaattgaagcatcgaaagagttaaaaaaatagaaattaaaattaaaaggctATATTGTACAGTTTCACATTGGCATCcagtggttttttgttttttgtttttattttaataaagaaaGGCATTAATTCCTTTTTGTAAGTTTCCTCGTTATAATCCGTCTATATGGCACTCTCGTTAAAATCCCAGACacaaaattttaattaaaaaaattttaaaaaataatttaaaaaaatttaaacgttaaattaaaaattaaattaattttaaaaaaaatttaaacattaattaaattttttaaacattaagtttaaagaaaatttaaaatattttaaattttaaaaaaaacaggaaccTACACTTGTTTTTCAATACTTCGTTCGTTAGTGTTAAGGGCACAATTATTCGgcgaccaaaaaaataaaaaataaaaataagttaaTTAAAAGGAATGTAAGATGTATAAGAGTTTGGCCTAGTCAAATTTTAACGCTTGTTAAAATTCCAGACACAAAATaagattttaattaaaaaaaataattaaaaataatttacaaaaattaaataaaaaaaacaagaaccTACACTTGTTTTTCAATACTTGGTTTGTTAGTATTAAGAGCACGATTATTTGgcgaccaaaaaaaaaaaggttaattAAAAGGAATGTAAAAAGTTGTATAGTTTGGCCTAGTCTTATATATATTAGGAATGCAATTAGTTtattttcctatttatttattcatatatttatatttataatttttggCTGTTGGGATTCCCATTAACACTTAATCTGAATATTTCACCATCAATTAACGATGCGAAAAACGACAACGCAACAAGACCATGAATACACAGCCTTGGCGTTCAGCTCAAAGTTACGCAAAATACTGAATATTATTGATTCAATCAATACTaattaatacaattaataatCTTAATTCCCCTTGTATTAATTAATCCGAGTCTCCCGTTATTTTTTTCGTTCTTTTCATAACGACAAAGAAAATTTTTCGTTGTCACAATAAAGAAAAACAAGTCATTCCATCTCCCGTATTAATTAATCAATccaattaatattattttctcaaaaattaaatatatagaaATTAATTCAATTAATAAGATGAATTCCCCCAGTATTTAATTAACCCGAGTCTCCCCATTATTTTGTTTTTCGTTCTTTTCGTAACGACAAAAAATAACAGGTAATTCCATTTCctgcattaattaattaatccaattaatttttttctcaaaaaattaaatatattctgCCTCTCGTCTTAATGAATCCGAGTCTACCATTAATTGATTTTGCTTGAACACGCAAAATGTTAAATTAAATATATTCTATTTCCTGTATTAATGAATGTACACCTCCCGTTAACTGATTTTGCttggatgaaaaaaaaaattattttgattgATTTTGCTTagatgaaaaaaatattaaattaaatctaTTCCATCTCTTTTATTAATGGACCCAAGCCTCCCGTTAATTAATTTTGCTTGgacattaaaaaaattgaatatatTCTTGCATCCCTTGTATTAACGAATCTACATATTCCATTAATTAATTTTCCTCggacacaaaaaaattaaatatattcagTCTCTTATATTAACGAATCTACCTATTCTATTAATTGACTTTCCTTggtcacaaaaaaagaaaattaaatatattcCTCCATCTCTTGTATTAATGAATCTACCTATTTCATTAATTTATTTTCCTTGCacacaaaaattaaatatattccaTCTCTTATATTAATGAACCTAAATATCCCATTCATTGATTTTGCTTGGACaccaaaaaattaaatatattcctCCAGCTCTTGTATTAATGAATCTACCTATCCCGTTCATTGAAAATTAAATATATTCCACCTCGTTAAGATTGACAAAGACACATAACGGGGCAATGATTAATTCATCAtcctaatataaataataaataaataaattagaaaaacaataacaaatggACGACGACGAGAGGCAGCAGCGACGTCAGAGTAGCAGGTTTTCTTTTTCAAGTTCGGAAACTcgaccccccccttttttttaatcGAAGGCAAATCTTCGTTACTTCCCCCTCCCTGAACAACGAAAACAATGAAAAGTGCATGCGTGAAGTCGGGGGAGGCGGcagcgaccccccccccccccccccgtcggAGTTCATTACCGATCGCTCCTCCTTTCCGCCCGATCCGGTGGTTTCCGTCCCTCCGCCAGTCCGTCCGTCCGTCGCGGCCGGCGTTTCGTTTGTGGCCCCGTTTACAACCGAGTGCCGGGCCTAGCAAAGCCCGATGTACTTGAGGTTGTTCTGGATGATGACGTCTGTGACGGCGTCGAAGACGAACTGGATGTTACTGGTGTCGGTGGCGCAGGTGAAGTGGGAGTAGATCTCCTTGGTCTCCTTGTTGCGGTTCAAGTCCTCGAACTGGCGCTGGATGTAGACGGCGGCCTCCTCGTAGGTGTTCTGGCCCTTGTACTCCGGGAAGCAGGCGCTCAGCGGGATCCGGCGGATCTTCTCCGCCAGCAGGTCCTTCTTGTTCAGGAAGAGGATCAGCGAGGTGTTGATGAACCAGTTGTTGTTGCAGATTGAGTCAAAGAGGCGGAGGCTCTCGGCCATGCGGCTCTgcagggggcggggggggggagacaagagggggggggggggtcaggcaCCACGGCCGGATCAATAATATTCATTTAGATCAGGGAAATAGGGAGACCCTTCTAATCAATCAGAATCAAATATTCAACCACATCAATTCAACTCTCGGCTGCAGTTACTAGATGAGAGTTCACTTCCCTGACAGCTGGACTCCAAACATCAGTACTTCCAATTCAGTTGCTCTAACAACACCTCGGATGAATTATTCAATTAGATTGCTCAATTAAATAAGTAGGTCCTCCGAATCAATCAGAATCAATTATTCAATTGTATCAATTCAACACTCAgattacaccaaatttggccacaatactcatcactttctaAGGAGTGACcataaaaaaacccaagaaaacaGACAAGGCCTGAAAcatccccccaaaaaaaaaaaaaaaaaaaccactattCACATAcacaagaagaaaacagccaggctttgaggctgcaaggctattcactgctcttccacctggccaagaaaggattcccctacgccacagcaacgcgtggccgggcccaGCTAGTATACCTTCCCAAAAAAATCCCCGTGAGGCGGGCCTTACCGTCTGGTTGTCCTCGTACAGCTTGAGGTCGTATCCGCTCAGCTCGACGCAGAAGATGATGGCGGTGACGCCCTCGAAGCAGTGGATCCACTTCTTGCGCTCGGAGCGCTGCCCGCCCACGTCCACCATCTTGAAGGTCAGCTCCTTGAAGGTGAACTTGTTCTCCACGATGCCCGTGGTCATGTCCCGGGAGCGCAGGATGTCCTCCACCGTGGGGATGTAGTCCGCGGCCGCGATGCGCTCCAGGTCGTTCAGGTAGTAGGCGGCGTTGTCCTCCAGGTGGTACTCGCTGGAGCGGCAGAAGCACTCCTGCACCCCGGGGTCGCCCCACAGCCGCCTCATGACCCCCAGCAGCTCGGGCGTGATCTCCCCCTTGCTCTCCGCGGGGCCCGTCAGCGCAAAGAGCTGCACCGCGTCGTAGGCCCGGTCCGGGTTGTGGAACTCGATCTTGAGGGTGGCCAGCGCCCGGATGATGCGGGTGAGCGAGTCGATGGCGTTGTAGATGATGAGCGGCTTGTACTCCTTGCAGGCCTCCAGGTTGAACCCGCCGCTGTGGATGATCTTCATCTGCTTAACGATGGTGCTCTTCCCGGAGTTGCTGGTCCCCAGCAGGAGCAGCTTGATCTCCCGGCGCTGGCGCTGGCTCTCCGAGCGCAGGTGCCGGTCGATCCGCCGGGACCGCCGCGCCGCCTCTTTCTCCTCCGAGCTTTGCCGGCATCCCATGGTATCACCAGCGggcaggcgggcgggcgggcgggctgAGAGGGTCCTACCAGTTCTGGACCGCCCTTCTCATCTCCGTGGGGGCTCCTGGCACAAATCCTGCGGGTGTCCCACCCACGACACACACCTGAAGGATCAACCGCCACTCCAAGACAGGCGGACGGGCAACTGATTAGCAGGCAGTCATGCCGATTTTTTTACGGAGTACGTCTCCCCGTAATTGGATAAACGGACAAATCACCGCTTCATGGGCAATCGTCTCGGTACGAGTCAAAAAAATCTCATAATCGAAGAAACTGAGAAATCACGGTCGATCGTCACAACATCCCCATAATCGGAGGAACAGACAAATCACGGCTTCAGAATAACGGTCTCAGAACAAATCACAACTTCCCCATAATCGAAAAAATGGACAGATCATGGTTTCCTGGACAAGTCACAACATTCCCATTTTCAATTGGTTTCTAGAAGAAACAGATGAGAACAGCTTCCCGGGCAAGCCTTTTCGGTCACAACGTTCTCGTTTTGATGGGTTTATATTCCCGTAATCAGAGAAGCGGACGGGCACGGCTTCCCGGGCAATTGTTCCAGAATGAAAGTCACAACATCCCCATTTCCTGTGGGTCTATCTTCCTGGTCGAGAAGAACAGAGGTTGTGTTGAAACTCAGTTCGAAGAGGATAACGCAAAAGGCAGGTCGAGGTTCTCCCACGTTAGAGGAGCGTTGCCTTCATTCCCATTATTCGCAGCACTCCCACATCATCCCAATCCAGCGTGGAGGTCAGTCGTGACGTTTC
This genomic interval from Anolis carolinensis isolate JA03-04 chromosome X, rAnoCar3.1.pri, whole genome shotgun sequence contains the following:
- the gnaz gene encoding guanine nucleotide-binding protein G(z) subunit alpha — translated: MGCRQSSEEKEAARRSRRIDRHLRSESQRQRREIKLLLLGTSNSGKSTIVKQMKIIHSGGFNLEACKEYKPLIIYNAIDSLTRIIRALATLKIEFHNPDRAYDAVQLFALTGPAESKGEITPELLGVMRRLWGDPGVQECFCRSSEYHLEDNAAYYLNDLERIAAADYIPTVEDILRSRDMTTGIVENKFTFKELTFKMVDVGGQRSERKKWIHCFEGVTAIIFCVELSGYDLKLYEDNQTSRMAESLRLFDSICNNNWFINTSLILFLNKKDLLAEKIRRIPLSACFPEYKGQNTYEEAAVYIQRQFEDLNRNKETKEIYSHFTCATDTSNIQFVFDAVTDVIIQNNLKYIGLC